The following coding sequences are from one Paenibacillus sp. FSL R5-0912 window:
- the modB gene encoding molybdate ABC transporter permease subunit — protein MEINWTDFFAPVWLSVKISVITSIIVFLLATLAAKKMAGRRFFGHSLVETVLLLPLVLPPTVVGFVLLVILGRRSWIGRLYEQFTEHTILFTWGAAVIAAVVVAFPLVYRTVKAGFEGVEKDLEDAARAQGASELQVLRYVTLPLASRSLAAGYVLGFARGLGEFGATIMVAGNIPGRTQTVPTAIYVAVDGGNMTLAWMWVCSIIVISALMLMFVNRRS, from the coding sequence GGTGATTACCAGCATTATCGTGTTCTTACTGGCTACGCTCGCAGCCAAGAAGATGGCAGGGCGGAGGTTCTTCGGACACAGCCTGGTTGAAACGGTCCTGCTGCTTCCGCTGGTTCTGCCGCCGACGGTTGTCGGCTTCGTCCTGCTGGTGATCCTCGGCCGGCGGAGCTGGATTGGCAGGCTGTATGAGCAGTTCACCGAGCATACTATTTTGTTTACATGGGGCGCGGCAGTCATTGCCGCAGTAGTGGTTGCCTTCCCTCTGGTGTACAGGACGGTTAAGGCGGGCTTCGAAGGTGTGGAGAAGGACCTGGAGGATGCCGCGCGGGCGCAGGGAGCCAGCGAGCTTCAGGTTCTGCGCTATGTAACTCTCCCGCTGGCCAGCCGTTCACTGGCCGCAGGTTATGTACTGGGGTTCGCCCGCGGACTGGGCGAATTCGGCGCTACGATTATGGTAGCAGGGAACATCCCCGGGCGTACCCAGACGGTGCCGACGGCAATCTATGTAGCGGTTGACGGCGGCAATATGACGCTGGCCTGGATGTGGGTATGCTCAATCATTGTCATTTCGGCCCTTATGCTGATGTTTGTTAACCGCCGGTCCTGA
- a CDS encoding helix-turn-helix domain-containing protein — MNPYRVVLVEDEIPARTVFRHFIEERADLFTLVGEAEDGRDGLELFLKHKPELVVTDITMPGMNGLEMLSEIEKSGERPPQIIILTCHQDFHYAQQAIHLKAAAYLIKDDCLSDPGLLTRTMEELASQVNSLDETREKHLQLEQQVRLSEVEIEQSLFLDMLLNPAAEAKWLRSLEDSQLPLHEQSFKVLLLELDRNSLRFPIDQLEELKLWQFAGVNVLKELLAGIGPHKVIALDKGRFLAIYTETSKAMRPNFPEQVLDSFATNLKMSCIALQCSFGQGLKARPEALKRLASAPYPFFYRFGESIAIEDWEQIARFQRIPEPLSRFWSKVLKKALLEPHLNTAALEQERLSLYRQAMEQSWDPEQIKSLYLRVFLDMSHNVIGTEGGADLEANLRKKMELCQTFDSVHEATCDYFRKLQQLQEGGRKIDASITRIIQHMREDLSYPYKLEELAASINYSVPYFSSMFKKAVGESFIQYLTRLRIEKAKLLLLTTDHKTFEISESIGFENYRSFNRIFKKETGVSPSDYRRMGMGMPQ, encoded by the coding sequence ATGAATCCCTATAGAGTTGTACTCGTGGAGGACGAAATTCCGGCAAGAACGGTATTCCGTCATTTCATTGAAGAGCGTGCCGATTTATTCACGCTGGTTGGCGAAGCCGAAGACGGCCGGGACGGACTGGAATTGTTCCTGAAGCACAAGCCGGAGCTTGTCGTAACCGATATCACCATGCCGGGCATGAATGGACTTGAGATGCTAAGCGAAATTGAGAAAAGCGGGGAACGTCCGCCGCAGATCATCATCCTTACCTGCCACCAGGATTTCCATTATGCCCAGCAGGCCATTCATCTGAAGGCTGCAGCCTATCTCATTAAAGATGACTGTCTTTCTGATCCCGGCCTGTTGACCCGGACGATGGAGGAGCTGGCCTCCCAGGTGAACTCACTTGATGAAACCCGGGAAAAGCATCTCCAGCTGGAACAGCAGGTCCGGCTCAGCGAGGTGGAGATTGAGCAGAGCCTCTTTCTGGATATGCTGCTGAATCCGGCAGCCGAAGCCAAATGGCTGCGCAGTCTGGAGGACTCCCAGCTCCCTCTTCACGAACAAAGCTTCAAGGTATTGCTGCTGGAGCTGGACAGGAATTCCCTTCGCTTCCCGATTGATCAGCTTGAAGAGCTGAAGCTGTGGCAATTCGCCGGAGTCAACGTACTCAAGGAGCTGCTGGCCGGCATAGGCCCGCATAAAGTCATCGCGCTCGACAAGGGACGTTTTCTCGCCATATACACCGAAACGTCAAAGGCTATGCGCCCCAATTTCCCGGAACAGGTGCTGGATTCCTTTGCCACCAATCTTAAAATGAGCTGCATTGCCCTGCAGTGCAGCTTCGGACAGGGGCTGAAGGCCAGGCCTGAGGCACTGAAACGGCTGGCTTCTGCACCCTATCCTTTCTTTTACCGCTTTGGCGAGAGCATCGCTATTGAGGATTGGGAACAAATCGCCCGTTTCCAGCGGATTCCGGAGCCGCTCAGCCGGTTCTGGAGCAAGGTACTCAAGAAAGCACTGCTGGAGCCGCATTTGAACACGGCTGCACTGGAGCAGGAGCGCCTCTCCTTATACCGCCAGGCTATGGAGCAATCCTGGGATCCGGAGCAGATCAAATCCTTATATTTGAGAGTCTTCCTGGATATGAGCCATAACGTTATTGGAACAGAGGGCGGTGCGGATCTCGAAGCGAACCTGCGCAAAAAAATGGAGCTGTGCCAAACCTTCGACTCCGTACACGAGGCGACCTGCGATTATTTCCGCAAGCTTCAGCAGCTTCAGGAGGGCGGCCGGAAGATCGATGCTTCGATTACAAGAATCATTCAACATATGCGCGAAGACCTCAGCTATCCCTATAAGCTGGAGGAGCTGGCAGCTTCGATTAATTACAGTGTGCCTTATTTCAGCTCCATGTTCAAAAAAGCAGTAGGCGAAAGCTTCATTCAATACCTGACCCGTCTGCGGATTGAAAAGGCAAAGCTGCTGCTGCTTACCACGGATCATAAGACATTTGAAATTTCCGAATCTATCGGTTTTGAGAATTACCGGTCCTTTAACCGGATCTTCAAGAAAGAGACCGGCGTATCCCCTTCCGATTACCGCAGAATGGGGATGGGAATGCCCCAATGA
- a CDS encoding sensor histidine kinase, whose translation MNSPFFSFLRRSFYIKMIVVMFAISVVPLIVLSFISVSVSSTTVEQQVNRLNAQLVNQVIDRIELTMIRLRELSEQYSRISSIQGALVSPSAQYFEEVVRKKDLISVLSNASAIIGNVEGLQVYSAITGEVLSSTEAPAQLGESRYRPLIEAYLESGRPNLFLDKHSLPGLAVLDSSTYYISRVPFDLYEDLKGVLLISMNNSQYQQQIENIQLGSKGSISLLTEDGMTIATTSKLGKQEDTRRVQEILKHWTELNRPDQFASGSSIVSVKQTSTYDKWIVVSEIPSKELTASAAIIRRTVTYFLVILALLGALCVVGFGYQLYRPLQAVKRQVDALKKGHFDARVTHFANNEIGDLGRMLNTMAVRIQDLVADLHDSEDLKRKLEIRALQSQINPHFMYNTLNTIRMFAMMKDYEKINSLMGRLVALLRYSMENFEQTVQLRLELDYLADYVGLLNMRYKCQIRLESSIEEPLQSMQIPKLSLQPLIENSVFHGILPRKTPEGHISIRVFTDTRKNYIILEITDDGIGLAEAELKKLQLHLLHEESTENIGLQNVWLRMKLLFGGDAQILLSSAPGEGLTIRIMLPSENVLVKEEPHESL comes from the coding sequence ATGAATTCACCCTTCTTCAGCTTTTTGCGGCGGAGCTTCTATATCAAGATGATTGTGGTTATGTTCGCCATCTCTGTGGTTCCGCTGATTGTATTGTCATTTATTTCTGTAAGCGTCTCCAGCACAACGGTGGAGCAGCAGGTGAACCGCCTGAACGCCCAGCTGGTCAATCAGGTCATAGACCGGATTGAATTAACCATGATTAGACTGCGGGAATTAAGCGAGCAGTACTCCCGTATCTCGTCCATTCAGGGCGCGCTGGTCTCCCCGTCGGCTCAATATTTTGAGGAGGTTGTCCGCAAAAAGGATCTGATCTCCGTGCTCAGCAACGCCTCGGCCATTATCGGAAATGTGGAGGGGCTGCAGGTCTATTCCGCAATCACCGGAGAGGTGCTCTCTTCGACGGAAGCCCCGGCCCAGCTCGGGGAGTCCCGGTACCGTCCGCTGATAGAAGCGTATCTGGAATCGGGCCGGCCCAATCTTTTCCTGGACAAGCACTCGCTGCCGGGACTTGCGGTGCTGGACTCTTCAACCTATTATATCTCACGCGTTCCCTTTGATTTGTATGAGGACCTCAAGGGCGTGCTGCTGATCTCCATGAACAACAGCCAATATCAGCAGCAGATCGAGAATATCCAGCTCGGGAGCAAGGGCTCCATCTCGCTGCTGACTGAAGACGGCATGACCATTGCCACAACCAGCAAGCTGGGGAAGCAGGAGGATACGCGGCGGGTACAGGAGATTCTGAAGCACTGGACAGAGCTGAACCGTCCGGACCAGTTCGCATCAGGCTCCTCCATTGTCTCCGTCAAGCAGACCTCCACCTATGACAAGTGGATTGTGGTCTCGGAAATCCCGTCCAAGGAGCTTACTGCCAGTGCCGCAATTATCCGCCGGACGGTTACTTACTTCCTGGTGATTCTGGCCCTGCTGGGGGCGCTGTGTGTGGTCGGCTTCGGGTATCAGCTGTACCGGCCTCTGCAGGCCGTGAAGCGGCAGGTCGATGCGCTGAAGAAAGGCCATTTCGATGCACGGGTCACCCATTTTGCCAATAATGAGATCGGGGATCTGGGGCGGATGCTCAATACGATGGCGGTACGCATTCAGGATCTGGTGGCAGATTTGCATGATTCGGAGGACCTGAAGCGCAAGCTGGAGATCAGGGCGCTGCAATCGCAGATTAATCCCCATTTCATGTACAATACTTTAAATACCATCCGCATGTTCGCGATGATGAAGGATTATGAGAAGATAAATTCGCTGATGGGCCGGCTGGTGGCGCTGCTGCGGTATTCTATGGAGAATTTCGAGCAGACCGTGCAGCTTCGGCTGGAGCTTGATTATTTGGCGGATTATGTGGGGCTGCTCAATATGCGGTATAAATGTCAAATCCGGCTGGAATCAAGCATCGAGGAGCCGCTGCAGAGCATGCAGATTCCGAAGCTGAGCCTCCAGCCGTTGATCGAAAATTCTGTGTTCCATGGGATTCTTCCGCGTAAAACGCCGGAGGGGCATATCAGTATACGGGTCTTCACCGATACCCGCAAGAACTATATCATTCTTGAGATTACTGACGACGGGATTGGCCTTGCGGAAGCCGAACTGAAGAAGCTGCAGCTCCATCTGCTCCATGAAGAGTCCACGGAGAACATCGGGCTGCAGAATGTATGGTTGCGGATGAAGCTGCTATTCGGAGGGGATGCGCAAATTCTGCTCTCCAGTGCCCCGGGTGAAGGGCTGACGATCCGTATTATGCTGCCGTCTGAGAATGTTCTTGTAAAGGAGGAGCCTCATGAATCCCTATAG
- a CDS encoding extracellular solute-binding protein yields the protein MSFKRKLVPLVASAALMVTTLAACSGDNNPAAGSTAAPEGGTQAGTAAKPASIKAMTILFGNPPEMTNNKALEDLEKRGNVDLNVTFVPSEAYTDKLSVAVSAGDSYDLLLMDGGKDDKFNNLVKMGAFHDLTPYLEKTENISKIDEVVWNGAKIEGKTYGIPRPRGLYGGGEANILIRKDWLDKYNLEVPKTIDELTNALMVFKENDPAGGGKTIPFTIYGSDGVNSPGPFSGVLPIQYAFGIPNVWKLEGENVVRDFQTPEYKAFLEWLRDSWSKGLIDKDAPVLKNQGQARSKFLAGTAGAFVGNVSDIVETNVEKLKQTDPNAEIAIVDVLEGADGQKGASILSGYYGLWAIPSSVPEEKVQQIVDFLDFTASEENVAFSKAGVTGIHSSDFKDGVAVQTEEQKKQYELDKPNNFILENRADPYVYANSKEPEILTLQKTVLDTISTIGVENPFLSYNSQYASKNPDSYKKMSAVMTKYVLGEGTWEDVQKEIDTWTTGAGVQITKELLDQYRAEHQ from the coding sequence ATGAGTTTCAAAAGAAAGCTTGTACCGCTTGTGGCCTCAGCGGCGTTGATGGTAACCACCCTGGCGGCCTGCTCCGGTGATAATAATCCAGCGGCAGGCAGCACGGCCGCACCGGAAGGCGGGACACAGGCGGGCACGGCCGCCAAGCCGGCCAGCATCAAGGCGATGACCATTCTCTTCGGCAATCCGCCGGAGATGACCAACAACAAAGCGCTCGAGGATCTGGAGAAGCGCGGTAATGTAGATCTGAACGTAACCTTCGTGCCATCCGAAGCCTACACTGACAAGCTCTCCGTGGCTGTATCCGCCGGAGATTCCTATGACCTGCTGCTGATGGATGGAGGGAAGGATGACAAATTCAACAACCTGGTGAAGATGGGCGCTTTTCATGACCTGACGCCTTATCTGGAGAAGACGGAGAACATCAGCAAGATTGATGAGGTTGTCTGGAACGGAGCTAAGATTGAAGGCAAAACATACGGAATTCCCCGGCCGCGCGGCCTGTACGGCGGCGGTGAAGCCAACATCCTGATCCGCAAGGACTGGCTGGACAAGTATAATCTGGAGGTCCCGAAGACCATCGATGAGCTGACAAATGCTCTTATGGTATTCAAGGAGAATGATCCGGCTGGCGGCGGCAAAACCATTCCGTTTACGATCTATGGTTCAGACGGCGTGAACAGCCCCGGACCTTTCTCGGGGGTACTCCCGATTCAATATGCTTTTGGTATCCCGAATGTATGGAAGCTGGAGGGGGAGAACGTCGTACGTGATTTCCAGACTCCCGAATACAAGGCATTCCTGGAGTGGCTCAGAGATTCCTGGAGCAAAGGCCTGATTGACAAGGATGCGCCGGTGCTCAAGAACCAGGGTCAGGCACGGAGTAAATTCCTCGCAGGTACTGCGGGTGCTTTTGTAGGGAATGTCAGTGACATCGTGGAGACCAACGTGGAGAAGCTGAAGCAGACGGACCCGAATGCTGAAATAGCGATTGTCGATGTGCTGGAAGGCGCAGACGGACAGAAGGGTGCTTCGATCCTCTCCGGGTACTACGGATTATGGGCGATTCCAAGCTCTGTGCCGGAAGAGAAGGTACAGCAGATTGTCGATTTCCTTGATTTCACCGCCTCCGAGGAGAATGTAGCCTTCTCCAAAGCGGGAGTCACCGGCATACATTCCAGTGATTTCAAGGATGGGGTGGCTGTACAGACCGAGGAGCAGAAGAAGCAGTATGAGCTGGATAAGCCGAACAATTTCATCCTGGAGAACCGGGCAGATCCATATGTGTACGCCAACTCCAAGGAACCGGAGATTCTGACGCTGCAAAAGACCGTGCTGGATACGATCAGTACCATCGGGGTGGAGAATCCGTTCCTCAGCTACAACTCCCAGTACGCCAGCAAGAATCCGGACAGCTATAAGAAAATGAGTGCTGTCATGACCAAATATGTGCTGGGTGAAGGCACCTGGGAGGATGTACAGAAGGAGATTGATACCTGGACTACGGGTGCAGGTGTACAGATTACCAAGGAGCTGCTGGATCAGTATCGTGCCGAGCATCAATAA
- a CDS encoding ABC transporter permease, whose amino-acid sequence MQRALRPRRFHQLWPFYLLAAPGILYFLIFHYIPMTGLILAFKEYSPFKGIMNSPWVGLDNFRQFFGTSDFYMLLKNTLLISLLNLIIYFPFTILLSLLLNEVRLKVFKRVSQTIVYLPHFLSWVVIYGITISFFGPSGVINHYLSQWFDGNANFLVSNEWFRPLVIFQSIWKDAGWGTIIFLAALAGINPEQYEAAKVDGASRLQSIWHITLPGIKSTIVILLLLRLGSSMDSNFMQIFLMTNSLNLDVSNVFDLFVYHIGLEQFNYSFAITVGMFKSVASLILVVGANYAAKLLGEEGIF is encoded by the coding sequence GTGCAGAGAGCTTTACGCCCTAGACGGTTTCATCAATTGTGGCCTTTTTATTTACTGGCGGCACCGGGTATTCTCTATTTTCTCATTTTTCATTACATTCCGATGACGGGACTCATTCTGGCCTTCAAGGAATACAGCCCGTTCAAGGGCATTATGAACAGCCCGTGGGTGGGGCTGGATAATTTCAGACAGTTTTTCGGAACCTCCGATTTCTATATGTTGCTGAAAAATACACTGCTGATCAGTCTGCTGAACCTGATTATTTATTTTCCGTTTACGATCCTCCTGTCGTTACTCCTGAATGAAGTGCGGCTCAAAGTGTTCAAACGGGTATCGCAGACGATCGTCTATCTGCCTCATTTCCTGTCCTGGGTCGTTATTTACGGGATTACGATTTCGTTCTTCGGGCCTTCAGGCGTTATTAATCATTATCTCAGCCAGTGGTTTGACGGCAATGCCAATTTCCTGGTGAGCAATGAATGGTTCCGGCCGCTGGTCATCTTCCAGTCCATCTGGAAGGATGCAGGCTGGGGGACAATTATCTTCCTGGCGGCACTGGCGGGGATCAACCCCGAGCAGTATGAAGCGGCCAAGGTGGATGGAGCGAGCCGGCTGCAGAGCATCTGGCATATTACCCTCCCCGGCATCAAGAGCACGATTGTTATACTGCTGCTGCTCCGCCTGGGCTCCTCTATGGACTCCAACTTTATGCAGATCTTCCTGATGACCAACAGCCTCAACCTGGATGTCTCCAATGTGTTCGATCTGTTCGTCTACCATATCGGTCTGGAGCAATTCAATTACAGCTTCGCGATTACCGTAGGCATGTTCAAATCCGTTGCCAGTCTGATCCTTGTAGTCGGGGCCAATTATGCGGCAAAGCTGCTTGGCGAAGAAGGCATATTCTAG
- a CDS encoding carbohydrate ABC transporter permease translates to MKLKATGFDTIIVVIICLISLLVILPFLYIIAVSFSPPGDSMAGNFFIWPKHWTLDAYSYLLNANTFLTSVKNSVIITVMGTLLSLFVSITLAYALSKKFLPGRRIMLLIIFFTMIFHGGMIPSYLVVKNLGLIDSYWAVVLPAASSAFNIMVIRSFFQSLPESLDEAARIDGAGEFRILYSVVLPLSKPIIATFTLFFMVQFWNEFFSAVIYLNDTSRWPIQPLLRQMVAISASNISAEAAVDAQLAANLGPNVQNAAILLAMLPIVIVYPFLQKYFAKGAMLGSIKE, encoded by the coding sequence ATGAAGCTCAAGGCAACAGGGTTTGACACCATTATTGTAGTTATTATCTGCTTAATCAGTCTGCTGGTTATTCTGCCTTTTCTATACATTATCGCGGTATCCTTCAGTCCGCCCGGAGATTCAATGGCCGGGAATTTCTTCATCTGGCCCAAGCACTGGACGCTGGATGCTTACAGCTATCTGCTGAATGCGAATACGTTCCTGACCTCGGTCAAGAACTCCGTTATTATCACGGTAATGGGTACGCTGCTTAGCCTGTTTGTATCGATTACCCTGGCCTATGCCTTATCCAAGAAGTTTCTGCCCGGCCGCCGCATCATGCTGCTGATTATTTTCTTCACCATGATCTTTCACGGCGGTATGATTCCCAGTTATCTGGTGGTCAAAAATCTGGGTCTGATCGATTCTTACTGGGCAGTGGTGCTTCCGGCGGCTTCCAGCGCTTTTAATATCATGGTCATCCGCTCGTTCTTCCAGAGCCTGCCGGAAAGTCTGGATGAAGCGGCAAGAATTGACGGGGCAGGAGAGTTCAGGATTCTGTATTCGGTCGTGCTCCCGCTGTCCAAACCGATCATCGCCACGTTTACGCTGTTCTTCATGGTGCAGTTCTGGAATGAGTTCTTCTCTGCGGTCATCTATCTGAATGATACATCGCGCTGGCCGATTCAGCCGCTCCTGCGGCAGATGGTGGCGATCAGTGCCTCCAATATTTCGGCAGAGGCTGCAGTTGACGCACAGCTTGCGGCCAACCTTGGACCGAATGTCCAGAATGCGGCGATATTGCTCGCCATGCTGCCAATTGTAATCGTGTATCCGTTCCTGCAGAAGTATTTCGCCAAAGGAGCCATGCTCGGTTCGATTAAGGAATAG
- a CDS encoding alginate lyase family protein: MTIGYKDLRHNPIYTKPQLSDEEFLGTMLDLSRPELAGVAVQLKTGDVLAARNAYLEVVAAGNNGRYYFEVKDVPKLQAYAASYYGHEEEALQTIAEADRIVEGDIPLFKGKRVVFPRGTYDWNSWLYDSSQYQLHLTRFVYVKHLSRAYALTGDEKYAKCFNDMISDFIDDNRVPVDDTFRSEHSTWDPLSVGVRLFMLPEAFIIFFSSPAFEPEVKLKLIKSFQEHGQYVRKYHAGGGNHVCMQLRGLIQTALLLPELKDSAEWLEYGLRELPGYIRQNVYADGVQFEGSPNYHLIVMRDLYELVALFHKLGIDAGEYRDTLEKMFTVTMHLLAPDGQLVKFGDTDVQVVSELRNVMSLGAYLYQRGDFKALGHERLPFSLLWRVGPDAVQQYEQLKAKQPAETAACFPIGGYITSRQGWSREDMYMAMRAGVGVGGHAHSDALSLVLYAGGRELLADSGMGLFEWNKERKYTVSTRAHNTVVVDGEDQHVRSFHWNTPATASCRIWDTQFNEGYDYTFASQYGYTRYDDPVIHSRKVLFIKNSYWLIVDLFEAKEQHHYEQYFHLPTGGAGYDCHSGEVSTQLAEANLLLKHLPAGHAEDQLVLEPGLIFKQGEYAESPVVKRSLTVTGRTAIVTLAIPFGTEKPKVTIEPLPARMNGNELSAEEATALRIVMGDRVDEICLYHGSVEVEGYLDHTGNIIAEALLPRKKEPEGLEFAGGSYSRDVIVHTGSKS, from the coding sequence ATGACGATTGGGTATAAAGACTTGCGCCATAATCCTATATATACAAAGCCGCAGCTGTCGGATGAAGAATTCCTCGGCACCATGCTGGACTTGAGCAGACCTGAGCTTGCCGGTGTGGCCGTACAGCTGAAGACAGGTGATGTCCTGGCTGCACGGAATGCCTATCTGGAGGTCGTTGCAGCAGGTAACAACGGGAGATATTACTTTGAAGTGAAGGATGTTCCCAAGCTTCAGGCGTATGCCGCAAGCTACTACGGCCATGAGGAGGAAGCGTTGCAGACAATCGCTGAGGCAGACCGGATCGTAGAAGGGGATATCCCGCTATTCAAAGGGAAAAGAGTGGTCTTTCCGCGCGGCACCTATGACTGGAACAGCTGGCTGTATGACAGCTCACAGTATCAGCTGCATCTGACCCGGTTCGTATATGTGAAGCATCTGTCCAGAGCTTATGCGCTGACCGGTGATGAGAAATACGCCAAATGCTTCAATGACATGATCAGCGACTTCATCGATGATAATAGGGTGCCGGTGGATGATACGTTCCGTTCCGAGCATTCGACCTGGGACCCGCTGTCTGTCGGGGTGCGGCTGTTTATGCTGCCGGAAGCCTTCATCATCTTCTTCAGCTCACCTGCGTTCGAGCCTGAGGTTAAGCTGAAGCTGATCAAGTCCTTCCAGGAGCACGGGCAGTATGTGCGCAAATACCATGCCGGCGGCGGCAATCATGTCTGCATGCAGCTGCGGGGGCTGATCCAGACGGCGCTGCTCCTGCCGGAGCTGAAGGATTCCGCAGAATGGCTGGAGTACGGGCTGCGTGAGCTGCCGGGATATATCCGCCAGAACGTATATGCGGATGGGGTACAGTTCGAAGGCAGTCCTAATTATCATCTGATCGTGATGCGCGATCTGTATGAACTGGTGGCACTGTTCCATAAGCTTGGAATCGACGCCGGGGAGTATCGCGACACCTTGGAGAAGATGTTCACTGTGACGATGCATCTGCTGGCTCCCGACGGACAGCTGGTCAAATTCGGCGATACCGATGTGCAGGTGGTCAGCGAGCTGCGCAATGTCATGAGCCTAGGCGCTTATCTGTATCAGCGCGGCGATTTCAAAGCGCTGGGGCATGAGCGGCTGCCGTTCTCCCTGCTCTGGAGAGTAGGGCCGGATGCGGTGCAGCAATATGAGCAGCTGAAGGCGAAGCAGCCTGCCGAAACGGCAGCCTGCTTCCCGATTGGAGGTTACATTACCTCCAGGCAGGGCTGGAGCCGGGAAGACATGTACATGGCGATGCGTGCAGGTGTTGGAGTGGGCGGACATGCCCATTCGGATGCGCTGAGCCTGGTACTCTACGCCGGAGGGCGCGAGCTGCTGGCGGATTCAGGCATGGGCTTGTTCGAGTGGAACAAGGAACGCAAGTACACCGTATCCACCCGCGCCCATAACACGGTAGTGGTGGATGGCGAGGACCAGCATGTCCGCAGCTTTCACTGGAATACGCCGGCTACGGCAAGCTGCAGAATCTGGGATACCCAGTTTAATGAAGGGTATGACTACACCTTTGCGAGCCAATACGGATATACCCGTTACGATGATCCGGTGATCCATTCCCGCAAGGTGCTATTCATCAAGAACAGCTACTGGCTGATCGTGGATCTGTTTGAAGCGAAGGAGCAGCACCATTATGAGCAGTATTTTCATCTGCCTACCGGAGGGGCGGGGTATGACTGCCACAGCGGGGAAGTATCCACACAGCTGGCGGAGGCCAATCTGCTGCTGAAGCATCTGCCGGCCGGCCACGCTGAGGACCAGCTGGTGCTTGAGCCGGGACTGATTTTCAAGCAGGGGGAGTATGCTGAGAGTCCGGTGGTGAAGCGTTCGCTAACTGTGACGGGGAGGACGGCAATCGTAACGCTTGCCATTCCGTTCGGAACGGAGAAACCTAAGGTGACCATTGAGCCCCTGCCTGCACGGATGAACGGGAACGAGCTATCTGCTGAAGAGGCAACGGCCCTGCGTATTGTAATGGGAGATAGAGTAGATGAAATCTGCTTATACCATGGCAGTGTAGAGGTGGAGGGCTACCTTGATCATACCGGCAATATCATTGCTGAAGCACTGCTGCCGCGCAAGAAAGAGCCGGAAGGCTTGGAGTTTGCCGGGGGCAGCTATAGCCGGGATGTTATTGTACATACCGGTTCCAAATCATAA
- a CDS encoding PocR ligand-binding domain-containing protein → MRNSLELLEDVVDTQALQIIQDDLAAVTDMAVLTVDAGGKPVTRHSKCTDFCRAMRSATQSSRLCESCDYRGGYAAQSMQRPYVYKCHMGIVDMAVPLVVGSKYLGSIMLGQISIPAQDTGKKLDMLSATSTPDQREHDSMLEEYYRSLPVMSYERIESVARLVTHMSHYITGRVGARNRTYVFGTSAAAADVKLTEEAALVHELPRQLVQEEVDGPTDRKQAPGTIGGSLRLKPALEHMHGHFRERLRLADMAQLCWISADYFSRLFRQETGSTFSSYINSLRLEEAKRSLVEGEESVVSIAYSLGFEDSGYFIRTFKKATGETPAVYRLKSRA, encoded by the coding sequence ATGCGGAACTCTTTGGAACTGCTTGAGGATGTCGTGGATACACAGGCGCTGCAGATCATTCAGGACGATCTTGCTGCGGTGACGGATATGGCTGTGCTCACCGTCGATGCTGGCGGCAAGCCGGTGACTCGGCACAGCAAATGCACGGACTTTTGCAGAGCGATGAGATCGGCCACCCAGTCCTCCCGGTTATGTGAGAGCTGTGATTACCGCGGGGGATATGCCGCACAGAGTATGCAGCGCCCCTATGTCTATAAATGCCATATGGGGATTGTGGATATGGCGGTACCGCTGGTAGTCGGCAGCAAGTACCTTGGCTCCATTATGCTGGGGCAGATCTCTATTCCCGCACAGGATACCGGTAAGAAGCTTGATATGCTGAGCGCAACCAGCACTCCAGATCAGAGGGAGCATGACAGCATGCTGGAGGAATATTACCGGAGCCTTCCGGTGATGTCTTATGAACGGATCGAATCCGTAGCCCGTCTGGTCACCCACATGAGCCATTATATAACCGGCAGGGTAGGCGCCAGGAACCGGACTTATGTATTCGGCACTTCTGCAGCTGCTGCGGATGTGAAGCTTACAGAAGAAGCAGCACTGGTACATGAGCTTCCCCGGCAACTGGTACAGGAAGAGGTGGACGGGCCGACTGACAGGAAGCAGGCTCCGGGCACAATAGGCGGGAGCCTCAGGCTGAAGCCAGCGCTGGAGCATATGCATGGGCATTTCCGGGAGCGGCTGAGACTGGCGGACATGGCCCAGTTATGCTGGATCAGCGCGGATTATTTCAGCAGGCTGTTCCGGCAGGAGACGGGCAGCACCTTTTCTTCCTATATAAATAGCCTTAGGCTGGAGGAAGCGAAACGTAGTCTGGTGGAGGGGGAAGAATCTGTGGTGAGCATCGCATATTCGCTGGGTTTTGAGGATAGCGGGTATTTCATCCGGACCTTCAAAAAAGCTACAGGAGAAACACCGGCGGTCTACCGCCTGAAGAGCCGTGCATAA